A genomic region of Gemmata massiliana contains the following coding sequences:
- a CDS encoding beta strand repeat-containing protein, which produces MLRALFKAMLRGARRGAARTNSRTPVLSSRFTPGLEALDAREVPAVVATFSAGTLTIFGDNLDNTITVSRNAAGTILVNGGAVAVQGGTPTVANTALIQAFGQGGNDTITLNEANGALPRANLFGGAGNDVLTGGSGNDQLFGQAGNDTLLGKGGSDFLFGGTENDTLTGGDADDQVFGEAGDDRMIWNPGDDTDLNEGGAGTDTVEVNGGNGDEQFTATANGTRVRFDRLNPAPFSIDIGTSEKLVVNMNGGNDMFSATGNLAALIQITVDGGTGNDTILGSNGNDILRGGDGDDFIDGNQGTDTAFLGAGNDVFQWDPGDGNDTVEGQDGTDKMLFNGSNANEAFDISANGSRVRFTRNIANIVMDLNGVETIDLNALGGTDTVAVNNLAGTNLKTVNVNLAGTINGAAGDAAADTVTVNGTNGNDIIDVFGAGTSASVVGLAATVNITNSEGANDALVVNALGGNDGVTASTVPAGVTKLTIDGGAGNDTLLGSGGADTIFGGDGNDFVDGNQGNDTVFLGAGNDTFQWEPGDGSDTVEGQDGADKMLFFGSNVAENINIVANGGRVLFTRDVANIVMDLNDVESVEFRALGGADNVVVGDLSGTDLTRVDVDLRGPVGGGDGAADTVTVNGTQGADAFGAAGDTGGVNVFGLHTAVNIFSQEPANDRLVLNGQGGDDVINATSLRANSIQLTINGGLGNDLLIGSDGDDLINGGDGNDTALMGAGNDTFVWNPGDDNDTLEGQAGFDRMVFNGANVAENIDISANGGRVRFSRNVANVVMDLNDVEGIDFNALGGADQITINDLSGTDVTEVNLNLAGTLGGSAGDGAADTVIVNGTNGDDAIVVFGTGSSAQVLGLPVAVNITGAEPANDRLVVNALAGNDVVEASGLTGSAIQFTGNGGDGDDVLVGGAGNDTLLGGAGDDVLIGGLGNDVLDGGTGDNVLIN; this is translated from the coding sequence ATGTTGCGCGCTCTGTTCAAAGCCATGCTCCGCGGTGCCCGCCGGGGCGCGGCCCGGACCAATTCTCGGACCCCCGTGCTGTCGAGCCGGTTCACCCCGGGGCTCGAAGCGCTCGACGCCCGCGAGGTTCCGGCCGTCGTCGCGACCTTCAGCGCCGGCACGCTCACTATTTTCGGCGACAACCTCGACAACACGATCACCGTGAGCCGCAACGCGGCCGGGACGATCCTCGTGAACGGTGGTGCGGTCGCGGTTCAGGGCGGCACGCCGACCGTGGCTAACACCGCTCTCATTCAGGCCTTCGGTCAGGGCGGGAACGACACGATCACTCTGAACGAAGCGAACGGGGCGCTGCCGCGTGCCAACCTGTTCGGTGGTGCGGGGAACGACGTGCTCACCGGTGGGTCCGGGAACGACCAGTTGTTCGGCCAGGCCGGGAACGACACGCTCCTGGGCAAGGGCGGCTCGGACTTCCTGTTCGGTGGCACTGAGAACGACACGCTGACCGGTGGTGACGCCGACGACCAGGTGTTCGGTGAAGCGGGCGACGACCGGATGATCTGGAACCCGGGCGACGACACCGACCTGAACGAGGGCGGTGCCGGCACCGATACCGTCGAAGTGAACGGCGGCAACGGCGACGAGCAGTTCACGGCCACCGCGAACGGCACCCGCGTGCGGTTCGACCGACTGAACCCGGCCCCGTTCAGCATCGACATCGGCACCAGTGAGAAGCTCGTCGTCAATATGAACGGCGGGAACGACATGTTCTCGGCCACCGGCAACCTGGCCGCGCTGATTCAAATCACCGTGGACGGCGGAACCGGCAACGACACGATCCTCGGCAGCAACGGGAACGACATACTGCGCGGCGGCGACGGTGACGATTTCATCGACGGCAACCAGGGTACCGACACGGCCTTCCTGGGGGCTGGAAATGACGTGTTCCAGTGGGATCCGGGCGACGGGAACGACACAGTCGAGGGGCAGGACGGCACCGACAAGATGCTGTTCAACGGCTCGAACGCGAACGAGGCCTTCGACATTTCGGCGAACGGCAGTCGCGTCCGGTTCACGCGCAACATCGCGAACATCGTGATGGACCTCAACGGCGTCGAGACGATCGACCTGAACGCGCTGGGCGGGACCGACACGGTCGCCGTTAACAATCTCGCCGGAACCAACCTGAAGACCGTTAACGTCAACCTCGCGGGGACCATCAACGGGGCCGCAGGTGACGCCGCGGCCGACACGGTCACGGTCAACGGGACCAACGGCAACGACATCATCGACGTGTTCGGCGCGGGCACTTCGGCCAGCGTGGTCGGGCTGGCCGCAACGGTGAACATCACCAACTCCGAGGGCGCCAACGACGCCCTCGTGGTGAACGCGCTGGGCGGGAACGACGGGGTGACCGCGTCCACGGTGCCCGCCGGGGTCACGAAGTTGACCATCGACGGCGGGGCGGGCAACGACACGCTCCTTGGCAGCGGTGGGGCTGATACGATCTTCGGTGGCGACGGCAACGATTTCGTCGACGGCAACCAGGGCAACGACACGGTCTTCCTGGGGGCGGGCAACGACACGTTCCAGTGGGAACCGGGCGACGGGAGCGACACGGTTGAGGGGCAGGACGGCGCCGACAAGATGCTGTTCTTCGGCTCCAACGTGGCCGAGAACATTAACATCGTGGCCAACGGCGGCCGGGTGCTGTTCACACGCGATGTGGCGAACATTGTGATGGACCTCAACGACGTCGAGAGCGTCGAGTTCCGTGCCCTCGGCGGGGCCGACAACGTCGTCGTGGGTGACCTGAGCGGGACGGACCTGACGCGCGTTGATGTCGACCTGCGTGGACCCGTGGGCGGCGGCGACGGGGCGGCCGACACAGTCACGGTCAACGGCACCCAGGGCGCCGATGCGTTCGGGGCCGCGGGCGACACGGGCGGGGTCAACGTGTTCGGGCTGCACACCGCGGTCAACATCTTCTCCCAGGAACCGGCCAACGACCGGCTGGTGCTCAACGGTCAAGGCGGTGACGACGTCATCAACGCGACCTCGCTCCGGGCGAACTCGATTCAGCTCACGATAAACGGCGGCCTCGGCAACGACCTCCTGATCGGCAGCGACGGCGACGATCTCATCAACGGCGGTGACGGCAACGACACCGCCCTCATGGGCGCGGGCAACGACACGTTCGTGTGGAACCCGGGCGACGACAACGACACGCTCGAGGGCCAGGCGGGTTTCGACCGGATGGTGTTCAACGGGGCGAATGTGGCCGAGAACATCGACATCTCGGCGAACGGCGGGCGGGTCCGGTTTTCCCGTAACGTGGCGAACGTCGTAATGGACCTCAACGACGTGGAGGGGATCGACTTCAACGCCCTCGGGGGTGCGGACCAGATCACGATCAACGACCTGTCCGGGACCGACGTGACGGAGGTGAATCTCAACCTCGCGGGCACCCTCGGTGGGAGCGCCGGGGACGGGGCGGCCGACACCGTGATCGTCAACGGCACCAACGGCGATGACGCCATCGTCGTGTTCGGCACCGGGAGCAGCGCTCAAGTGCTCGGACTGCCCGTGGCGGTGAACATCACCGGTGCGGAACCGGCCAACGACCGGCTCGTGGTGAACGCACTGGCCGGCAACGATGTGGTCGAGGCGAGCGGGCTGACCGGTTCCGCGATCCAGTTCACCGGTAACGGCGGCGACGGCGACGACGTGCTGGTCGGCGGTGCGGGCAACGACACCCTCCTCGGCGGGGCCGGCGACGACGTGTTGATCGGTGGTTTGGGGAACGATGTCCTCGACGGTGGCACCGGCGACAACGTTCTCATCAACTGA
- a CDS encoding NAD-dependent epimerase/dehydratase family protein, whose product MSRKPSVLITGASGEIGHALISRLSHSDPDRPIVTLDLNPLPPESAKLVKQAVNGSILDPALLDGILAQYEVDHVYHLAALLSTRSEFSPALAHKVNVEGTLNLLEFAQKQGESHGRPVAFFYPSSIAAFGLPSLDIKGQAGQVKEDDYNVPTTMYGANKLYCEHLGRYYSRHYKQLAVETMSGKVDFRCIRFPGLISAETVPSGGTSDYAPEMIHAAASGQPYACFVRPDTRIPFMAMPDAVDAIFRLMDAPRARLSRTVYNIGAFAPSAAEIATVVHAAFPKAEMSTKVDEKRQGIVDSWPADVDDSAARNDWGHAPQYGFASAFGEYLIPSIKKRYAGA is encoded by the coding sequence ATGTCACGCAAACCGTCGGTTCTCATTACTGGGGCGTCGGGCGAGATCGGGCACGCACTCATCTCGCGGCTGTCCCACAGCGATCCCGACCGCCCCATCGTTACGCTGGACCTGAACCCGCTCCCGCCCGAGTCCGCCAAGCTTGTCAAACAGGCGGTGAACGGGTCCATCCTCGATCCCGCGCTGCTCGACGGCATCCTCGCGCAGTACGAGGTTGACCACGTGTACCACCTCGCCGCGCTGCTCTCCACGCGGAGCGAGTTCAGCCCGGCGCTCGCCCACAAGGTGAACGTGGAAGGCACGCTCAATCTGCTGGAGTTCGCGCAGAAGCAGGGCGAGAGCCACGGGCGCCCGGTCGCGTTCTTCTACCCGTCGAGTATCGCCGCGTTCGGGCTGCCCAGCCTCGATATCAAGGGGCAAGCGGGGCAAGTCAAAGAGGACGACTACAACGTGCCGACGACGATGTACGGCGCGAACAAGCTGTACTGCGAACACTTGGGGCGCTACTACTCGCGCCACTACAAGCAACTCGCCGTGGAGACGATGAGCGGCAAAGTGGACTTCCGCTGCATCCGGTTCCCGGGCCTGATCTCGGCAGAAACGGTTCCGAGCGGCGGGACGAGCGACTACGCCCCCGAGATGATCCACGCCGCGGCGAGCGGCCAACCCTATGCGTGCTTCGTCCGGCCCGATACGCGCATCCCGTTCATGGCGATGCCCGACGCGGTCGACGCGATCTTCCGCCTGATGGACGCCCCGCGTGCGAGGCTCTCGCGGACCGTGTACAACATCGGCGCGTTCGCCCCGAGCGCGGCCGAGATCGCGACCGTGGTCCACGCGGCGTTCCCGAAGGCGGAGATGAGCACGAAGGTGGACGAGAAGCGCCAAGGCATCGTGGACTCGTGGCCCGCGGACGTGGACGACTCCGCCGCGCGCAACGACTGGGGTCACGCCCCCCAATACGGGTTCGCCTCCGCGTTCGGCGAGTACCTGATCCCGAGCATCAAGAAGCGGTACGCCGGGGCGTAA
- a CDS encoding sigma-70 family RNA polymerase sigma factor: MPGHPLLRFLHPPLGEGVPDHELARRYAGTGDEAAFELLVRRHADTVWGACRQVLRDHQAAEDAFQAAFLALARKAKSIRTPCVAGWLYRVTIRIALQLRTAPARETTERSAPTDDPDRAEIAAAIHEEVARLAEKYRLPVVLCDLSGLTHAEAAARLGWPVGTVSGRLSLAREQLRSRLNRRGVYAPAVLTTLAVGSVATAQVRTAVTNATGDTVPPAISALTDGALSAMHWNKPLLISALAVLVCAVITTAVVVGQEKTKPAPAGTEPPGLTAAQLQEKEKAAMDAMKGTWLLQKTFMDGKEQDNQFEYWRWHFDGRDVKSEYKMLDGTTHEGSSTVTINPTTNPPEMNVYNKESLLLAIYHQDGDRLKIAILGRSEVERPRSFDPKDKRVRGMPLIIWELKKRK, encoded by the coding sequence ATGCCCGGCCATCCGCTCCTCCGGTTCCTTCATCCCCCGCTCGGCGAGGGCGTGCCCGATCACGAACTCGCCCGAAGGTACGCAGGCACCGGGGACGAAGCCGCGTTCGAGCTACTCGTCCGCCGCCACGCAGACACCGTTTGGGGCGCGTGCCGGCAGGTTCTGCGGGATCACCAAGCCGCCGAAGATGCGTTCCAGGCCGCGTTCCTGGCTCTGGCCCGAAAAGCCAAGTCGATCCGCACCCCGTGCGTCGCCGGGTGGCTGTACCGGGTCACCATCCGTATCGCCCTCCAGCTCCGGACCGCGCCCGCCCGGGAAACCACCGAGCGGTCCGCGCCAACCGACGATCCTGACCGAGCCGAGATTGCGGCAGCGATCCACGAGGAGGTCGCCCGGTTAGCCGAGAAGTATCGCCTACCTGTCGTCTTGTGCGACCTGTCCGGGCTGACCCACGCGGAAGCCGCCGCCCGGCTCGGTTGGCCGGTCGGAACCGTCTCCGGTCGGCTGTCACTGGCCCGGGAACAACTCCGATCCCGGCTCAACCGCCGGGGCGTGTATGCCCCCGCCGTCCTCACCACTCTGGCGGTAGGTTCGGTCGCGACCGCTCAGGTGCGCACCGCCGTAACGAACGCGACCGGGGATACCGTCCCTCCGGCCATCTCCGCCCTGACCGATGGAGCACTGTCCGCCATGCACTGGAACAAGCCTCTACTGATCTCCGCGCTCGCCGTACTGGTTTGCGCTGTCATTACGACCGCTGTGGTAGTTGGTCAGGAGAAAACCAAACCCGCGCCCGCAGGCACCGAGCCACCGGGCCTCACGGCCGCCCAACTCCAAGAGAAGGAGAAGGCTGCGATGGATGCGATGAAGGGGACGTGGCTTTTGCAGAAGACGTTCATGGACGGGAAGGAGCAGGACAACCAATTCGAGTACTGGCGCTGGCACTTCGACGGTCGCGATGTGAAGTCGGAGTACAAGATGCTGGACGGGACGACGCACGAAGGTAGCAGCACGGTGACGATTAACCCGACCACCAACCCGCCGGAGATGAACGTCTACAACAAGGAGTCGCTCTTGCTAGCGATCTACCACCAAGACGGGGACCGGCTGAAGATCGCAATTCTGGGCCGGTCGGAGGTCGAACGGCCGCGAAGTTTCGACCCGAAAGACAAGCGGGTCCGGGGCATGCCTCTCATCATTTGGGAACTGAAGAAGCGAAAATAG
- a CDS encoding IS701 family transposase yields the protein MKTYTPNLDAAVLERLREYAALFAPDFPQAKPARWAGVYLHGLLTDGDRKSIEPLSHRVPLPAGLTSTDPEQALQQFVSQSPWDHEAVLRRYRAQVGATFAHPDAVFVIDDTTFPKQGRHSVGVQRQYCGALGKKANCQAAVSIHYAAPMGHYPLALRLFLPESWVADAGRLKRAGVPQEHRRERTKGQIALDLLDRVRGEGLPGRVVLADAGYGVSGDFRQALADRGLHYIVGVTDEAVVFTTPPVWDRPAGRGRVGPAGGRPQSNPQLRPDSPRPVRLRDVAARTPLRRVTWRVGTKGRMSGRFAWVRVWPGFGWKRGACAGSDPVWLLIEEQADGVKYAFSNLPTGTSRLRAVRLWKSRWHVEQGYQQMKEELGLDHFEGRSWRGFHHHAAMVMLAYGFLLLERERARVERERAADGPSPRKKGSPSRR from the coding sequence ATGAAGACATACACCCCGAACCTCGACGCGGCCGTTCTCGAGCGCCTGCGCGAGTACGCGGCCCTATTTGCCCCCGACTTTCCCCAGGCCAAGCCCGCACGGTGGGCCGGGGTATACCTGCACGGGCTGCTCACCGACGGCGATCGGAAAAGCATCGAACCCCTGTCCCACCGGGTACCGCTGCCCGCCGGGCTGACCAGCACGGACCCCGAACAGGCGCTCCAGCAGTTCGTGAGCCAGAGCCCGTGGGACCACGAGGCCGTCCTGCGCCGCTACCGCGCCCAAGTGGGCGCCACGTTCGCCCACCCCGACGCGGTGTTCGTGATCGACGACACCACGTTCCCGAAGCAAGGGCGGCACTCGGTCGGGGTGCAAAGGCAATACTGCGGGGCGCTCGGGAAGAAGGCCAATTGCCAGGCCGCGGTCTCGATCCACTACGCCGCCCCGATGGGGCACTACCCACTCGCCTTGCGGCTGTTCCTTCCCGAGTCGTGGGTGGCCGACGCCGGCCGCCTGAAGCGGGCCGGGGTGCCGCAAGAGCACCGCCGGGAGCGCACGAAGGGGCAAATCGCGCTGGACCTGTTGGACCGGGTTCGGGGCGAGGGGTTGCCGGGCCGTGTGGTCCTGGCCGACGCCGGGTACGGTGTGTCCGGGGACTTCCGTCAAGCCCTGGCCGATCGCGGGCTACACTACATCGTCGGGGTGACGGACGAGGCCGTTGTGTTCACCACCCCGCCGGTCTGGGATCGACCGGCGGGACGCGGCAGGGTCGGACCAGCCGGCGGGCGGCCGCAGTCCAACCCCCAGTTGCGGCCAGACTCGCCCCGCCCGGTCCGGTTGCGAGACGTGGCCGCCCGCACCCCGCTCCGGCGGGTGACTTGGCGCGTGGGGACGAAGGGGCGGATGTCGGGCCGGTTCGCCTGGGTGCGGGTATGGCCCGGGTTCGGGTGGAAGCGGGGTGCGTGCGCCGGTTCCGACCCGGTGTGGTTGCTAATCGAGGAGCAGGCCGACGGCGTCAAGTACGCCTTCTCGAACCTGCCGACGGGGACGAGCCGCCTGCGGGCCGTCCGCCTGTGGAAGAGCCGGTGGCATGTGGAACAGGGGTACCAGCAGATGAAGGAGGAGTTGGGTCTGGACCACTTCGAGGGGCGCTCGTGGCGCGGGTTCCACCACCACGCCGCGATGGTTATGCTGGCTTACGGGTTCCTGCTCTTGGAGCGGGAGCGTGCTCGCGTCGAACGGGAGCGGGCGGCCGACGGGCCGAGCCCGCGAAAAAAGGGGAGCCCGAGCCGCCGCTGA
- a CDS encoding glycosyl hydrolase 53 family protein — MRLHFFAAALAAVAAIPLCPASGADPEKRPFRLGFTRWPADLTLEGATAAQDFAHTHGDIVSVMFIGGVPWPEAHDGKPFSKDVDNNLKYRPPAGTQLFLSISPLDKDRKNIAPYWSERDNMPLPKGWDKLSLNSPEVKKAYLNFCLRAVEAMKPDYLAIGIESNVLLSHDAKKWTHLKELHRDTYDAIKKKHPKLPVFFTTEVNHYKKFASEAKNSNQESEVAELMKHGDVFAMSTYPHMSFAIPRPVPADLFDFATKFKKPIAVSESGLTSRDVELKAFKLTLKGSEADQKQFTELLLKTADRDNYLFVINFATTDFEKLCAKLPPPVDDLARIWAFTGMQTSGKKPKPALAVWDTYLTLLRYIWSGCDRRERQ; from the coding sequence GTGCGTCTTCACTTCTTCGCGGCCGCGCTCGCCGCGGTTGCTGCGATTCCTCTTTGCCCTGCGTCTGGCGCCGATCCCGAGAAGCGCCCGTTCCGGCTCGGGTTCACGCGCTGGCCCGCCGACCTCACGCTCGAAGGCGCGACCGCCGCTCAGGATTTCGCGCACACCCACGGCGATATCGTTTCGGTCATGTTCATCGGCGGCGTTCCGTGGCCGGAAGCGCACGACGGCAAACCGTTCTCGAAGGACGTGGACAACAACCTCAAGTACCGCCCGCCCGCGGGCACGCAGCTTTTCCTGTCGATTTCGCCGCTCGATAAGGACCGCAAGAACATCGCGCCGTATTGGAGCGAAAGGGACAACATGCCGCTCCCGAAGGGCTGGGACAAACTGTCCCTCAACAGCCCGGAGGTCAAAAAAGCCTACCTGAACTTCTGCCTGCGTGCGGTGGAGGCGATGAAGCCGGACTACCTGGCGATCGGGATCGAATCGAACGTGCTGCTCTCGCACGACGCGAAGAAATGGACCCACCTCAAGGAACTGCACCGCGACACCTACGATGCGATCAAAAAGAAGCACCCGAAGCTACCGGTGTTCTTCACCACCGAAGTGAACCACTACAAGAAGTTCGCGAGCGAGGCAAAGAACAGCAACCAGGAATCCGAGGTCGCGGAGTTGATGAAGCACGGCGACGTGTTCGCGATGAGCACTTATCCGCACATGAGTTTCGCGATCCCGCGCCCGGTGCCCGCGGACCTCTTCGACTTCGCCACGAAGTTCAAGAAACCCATCGCGGTGTCCGAATCGGGCCTCACTTCAAGGGACGTGGAACTGAAGGCGTTCAAACTCACGCTCAAAGGATCGGAAGCGGACCAGAAACAATTCACGGAACTGCTCCTCAAGACGGCCGACCGCGACAACTACCTGTTCGTCATCAACTTCGCGACAACCGACTTCGAGAAGCTGTGCGCGAAACTCCCGCCGCCTGTAGACGATCTCGCTCGCATCTGGGCATTCACCGGGATGCAAACCAGCGGCAAGAAGCCGAAACCCGCACTCGCGGTATGGGACACGTACTTAACACTACTCCGTTACATCTGGAGCGGGTGCGACCGCCGTGAGCGACAGTAG
- a CDS encoding c-type cytochrome yields MLSRFGIGYVVFVSFSALSGCGQSTPVAEGPKGVYDQHCAKCHAQAGEPGGPPSIGASKGPNLAKIGSEPNRTAAWLADYIRDPRSKKSDSRMPAFGSTLTEDQIRSLAEYLAAKK; encoded by the coding sequence ATGCTCAGCCGGTTCGGGATCGGGTACGTCGTCTTCGTTAGCTTCAGTGCGCTCTCCGGGTGCGGCCAATCGACACCGGTCGCGGAGGGGCCGAAGGGCGTTTACGACCAGCACTGCGCGAAGTGCCACGCGCAGGCCGGCGAACCGGGCGGGCCGCCCTCGATTGGCGCGTCGAAGGGACCGAACCTCGCGAAGATCGGGAGCGAACCCAATCGTACCGCCGCGTGGCTCGCGGACTACATCCGCGACCCGCGGAGCAAGAAGAGCGATTCGAGAATGCCCGCGTTCGGCAGCACGCTGACGGAAGACCAGATCCGCTCCCTGGCCGAGTACCTCGCGGCCAAGAAATAG
- a CDS encoding glutamine synthetase III family protein, producing MTTPRQAAIQAIATTEYDLNQIDFRTAHLKELFGTLVFSEEVQKQRLPKPVFKALQKTIKQGAQLTDPAVADAVASAMKDWAIEHGATHFTHLFQPMTGLTAEKHDSFLAPTGTGSAVSEFSGKELVKGEPDASSFPSGGIRATFEARGYTGWDPTSPAYIREAPNGATLVIPTVFVSWTGEALDKKTPLLRSMEALSQQAIRIVKLFGNTEAKKVFTTVGPEQEYFLIDKNFLYARPDLLNCGRTLFGAKPAKGQELEDQYFGTIPERVLACMAECEAEMFKLGIPVKTRHNEVAPSQYEIAPIFEDSNLATDHNQLTMDVMRRTAEKYGLVCLLHEKPFAGINGSGKHNNWSMSTDTGENLLNPGDTPHDNAQFLVFCVAVIRAVAKYPELLRVSVASAGNDHRLGANEAPPAIISIFLGAQLQDIMEQLEKGKPEKTIPGGFMEVGASVLPKLPRDAGDRNRTSPFAFTGNKFEFRAVGSSFSIGGPNTVLNTIVSESIDFIATALEKAVGDDKSEARLNKAIQDLLPGILKESKKVVFNGDGYSDEWHKEAEKRGLPNLKNTVDALPVIVRKDAVELFTKYKVFTERELTSRYNIFSEKYVKEVTIEANTMVSMAKTLILPAALRYQGEVATAVNATKAAGVDAGAQLDHLKELTATIAKFQAATADLDHAVNHKHSGDPYADAKATRDTVLPKMVELRTLGDKLETIVADDLWPLPTYREMLFIK from the coding sequence ATGACCACGCCACGCCAGGCCGCGATCCAAGCCATCGCCACGACCGAGTACGACCTGAACCAGATCGATTTCCGTACCGCCCACCTGAAGGAACTGTTCGGCACGCTCGTGTTCAGCGAAGAGGTCCAGAAGCAGCGCCTGCCCAAGCCGGTGTTCAAGGCCCTCCAGAAGACCATCAAGCAGGGCGCCCAGCTCACCGACCCGGCCGTCGCCGACGCGGTCGCCAGCGCGATGAAGGACTGGGCCATCGAGCACGGCGCCACCCACTTCACCCACCTGTTCCAGCCGATGACCGGGCTGACGGCCGAGAAGCACGACAGCTTCCTCGCGCCCACCGGCACCGGCTCCGCGGTGTCCGAGTTCAGCGGCAAGGAACTGGTCAAGGGCGAACCGGACGCCAGCTCGTTCCCGAGCGGCGGCATCCGCGCCACGTTCGAGGCCCGCGGGTACACCGGCTGGGATCCGACCTCGCCCGCGTACATCCGCGAGGCCCCGAACGGCGCGACCCTCGTGATCCCGACGGTGTTCGTGTCGTGGACCGGTGAGGCCCTCGACAAGAAGACCCCGCTGCTCCGCAGCATGGAGGCACTGAGTCAGCAGGCGATTCGCATCGTGAAGCTGTTCGGCAACACCGAGGCCAAGAAGGTGTTCACCACCGTCGGCCCGGAGCAGGAATACTTCCTCATCGACAAGAACTTCCTGTACGCCCGGCCCGACCTGCTCAACTGCGGGCGCACCCTGTTCGGGGCGAAGCCGGCCAAGGGCCAGGAGCTCGAGGACCAGTACTTCGGCACCATCCCCGAGCGCGTGCTCGCGTGTATGGCCGAGTGCGAGGCCGAGATGTTCAAGCTCGGCATCCCGGTGAAGACCCGGCACAACGAGGTGGCCCCGAGCCAGTACGAGATCGCCCCGATCTTCGAGGACTCGAACCTCGCGACCGACCACAACCAGCTCACGATGGACGTGATGCGGCGCACGGCCGAGAAGTACGGGCTCGTGTGCCTGCTGCACGAGAAGCCGTTCGCGGGCATCAACGGAAGCGGCAAGCACAACAACTGGTCGATGTCCACCGACACCGGCGAGAACCTGCTCAACCCGGGCGACACCCCGCACGACAACGCCCAGTTCCTCGTGTTCTGCGTCGCGGTCATCCGCGCGGTCGCGAAGTACCCGGAGCTGCTCCGCGTGAGCGTGGCCAGCGCCGGCAACGACCACCGGCTCGGCGCGAACGAGGCCCCGCCCGCGATCATCTCCATCTTCCTGGGCGCCCAGCTCCAGGACATCATGGAGCAGCTCGAGAAGGGCAAGCCCGAAAAGACCATCCCGGGCGGGTTCATGGAGGTCGGCGCGAGCGTGCTGCCGAAGCTCCCGCGCGACGCCGGGGACCGCAACCGCACCAGCCCGTTCGCGTTCACCGGGAACAAGTTCGAGTTCCGCGCGGTGGGCAGCAGCTTCAGCATCGGCGGGCCGAACACGGTGCTGAACACGATCGTGTCCGAGTCCATCGACTTCATCGCGACCGCGCTCGAGAAGGCGGTGGGCGACGACAAGAGCGAGGCCCGGCTGAACAAGGCGATCCAGGACCTGCTGCCGGGCATCCTGAAGGAATCGAAGAAGGTCGTCTTCAACGGCGACGGGTACAGCGACGAGTGGCACAAGGAGGCCGAGAAGCGCGGGCTCCCGAACCTGAAGAACACGGTGGACGCCCTGCCGGTGATCGTCCGCAAGGACGCGGTCGAGCTGTTCACCAAGTACAAGGTGTTCACCGAGCGCGAGCTGACCAGCCGGTACAACATCTTCAGCGAGAAGTACGTTAAGGAGGTGACCATCGAGGCGAACACGATGGTCAGCATGGCGAAGACCCTGATCCTCCCGGCGGCGCTGCGGTACCAGGGCGAGGTGGCGACCGCGGTGAACGCGACCAAGGCCGCCGGCGTGGACGCGGGCGCGCAGCTCGATCACCTGAAGGAGCTGACCGCGACGATCGCGAAGTTCCAGGCCGCCACCGCGGACCTGGACCACGCGGTGAACCACAAGCACTCGGGCGACCCCTACGCGGACGCGAAGGCGACGCGCGACACGGTGCTCCCGAAGATGGTCGAACTGCGGACCCTCGGCGACAAACTCGAAACGATCGTCGCCGACGACCTGTGGCCGCTCCCGACCTACCGCGAGATGCTGTTCATCAAGTAA